A stretch of Spirosoma oryzicola DNA encodes these proteins:
- a CDS encoding M14 family metallopeptidase: protein MLTPYERDTNQTATYPQIISWYQQLDKQYDQAKLIEIGKTDIGKPLHLFLLAADKQFTARPNRVTLLINNGIHPGEPEGIDACMMLARDLLKANKLPKNVLVAIVPVYNVGGCLNRGVSRVNQNGPDTYGFRGNARNLNLNRDFIKAEAENTRAFQTMYQSLKPQVFIDNHTSDGADYQHVLTYFATQKDKLHPALAGYMTQRFQPEIDKMLVAKGFPSAPYVNHAGDTPESGLIGYNDSPRYSTGYAALFNCFGFTLETHMWKPYPARVKASYVFDEAVMRLCEREAQTILANQQRANEAVRQQKTFGLSYKLDRSKVDSVMFLGYEAAYKPSDVSGLKRLYYDRSKPFKKQVPYLNNFVVDAQIDKPRAYVIPQAWQEVIGELKRNGVTLQPLSKDSLLTVSAYYITDFKSPQRPYEGHYLHTGVKVRTESQKLQFYKGDYLVQTNQAANQYIVETLEPQGVDSFFAWNFFDSILDQKEYFADYIFEDTAAELVRKDPALRKQLEEKRAADKAFADNADAQLNFIYRQTPYYEKTHNRYPVYRLN, encoded by the coding sequence ATGCTGACGCCGTACGAACGCGACACAAACCAGACGGCTACCTACCCTCAGATTATTAGCTGGTATCAGCAACTGGATAAGCAGTACGATCAGGCCAAACTGATCGAGATCGGCAAAACAGATATTGGCAAACCGCTACACCTGTTTTTACTAGCGGCTGATAAGCAGTTTACGGCCCGTCCGAACCGCGTCACCTTACTGATCAATAACGGTATACACCCCGGCGAGCCGGAAGGCATCGACGCCTGTATGATGCTGGCTCGCGATCTACTAAAAGCAAATAAACTCCCTAAAAATGTGCTGGTCGCCATTGTGCCGGTCTACAACGTAGGCGGTTGTCTGAACCGGGGCGTGTCGCGGGTGAATCAGAACGGACCCGATACGTACGGCTTTCGGGGGAACGCCAGAAACCTGAACCTCAACCGCGATTTTATAAAAGCCGAAGCGGAAAATACCCGCGCGTTCCAGACGATGTACCAGTCGCTGAAACCGCAGGTGTTTATTGACAACCATACTAGCGATGGTGCTGATTACCAGCATGTCCTGACGTATTTTGCCACCCAGAAGGATAAATTGCATCCAGCACTGGCGGGCTACATGACCCAACGATTTCAGCCTGAGATCGACAAGATGCTGGTTGCCAAAGGATTTCCGTCTGCCCCCTACGTCAATCACGCGGGTGATACGCCCGAGAGCGGCCTGATTGGCTATAACGATTCGCCCCGTTACTCAACGGGTTATGCGGCTTTGTTTAATTGTTTCGGCTTTACGCTGGAAACGCATATGTGGAAACCGTACCCGGCGCGGGTCAAGGCTTCGTACGTTTTCGACGAAGCAGTGATGCGATTATGTGAGCGGGAAGCCCAAACCATTCTGGCGAATCAGCAGCGGGCAAACGAGGCCGTACGTCAGCAGAAAACGTTTGGTTTGAGTTATAAACTGGACCGTAGTAAAGTGGATTCCGTTATGTTTCTGGGCTATGAAGCTGCGTACAAACCGAGTGATGTGTCGGGGTTGAAACGACTTTATTACGACCGAAGCAAACCGTTTAAAAAACAAGTCCCTTACCTGAACAACTTTGTCGTTGACGCGCAGATCGACAAGCCACGGGCTTACGTTATTCCGCAGGCTTGGCAGGAGGTCATTGGTGAGTTAAAACGTAATGGCGTAACCCTGCAACCGTTATCAAAAGATTCGTTGCTAACGGTGTCGGCTTATTACATCACCGATTTTAAAAGCCCGCAACGACCCTACGAAGGTCATTACCTCCATACGGGCGTGAAGGTGCGGACGGAATCACAAAAACTTCAGTTCTATAAAGGTGATTACCTGGTTCAGACCAATCAGGCGGCTAATCAGTATATTGTCGAAACGCTTGAACCGCAAGGCGTTGACTCGTTTTTTGCCTGGAATTTTTTTGATAGTATTCTTGATCAGAAAGAGTACTTCGCTGATTACATTTTCGAGGATACCGCTGCTGAACTGGTCAGGAAAGATCCGGCCTTGCGGAAGCAACTGGAGGAAAAACGGGCTGCTGACAAAGCGTTTGCCGATAATGCCGACGCACAGCTGAATTTCATCTATCGGCAGACGCCTTACTACGAAAAAACGCATAACCGCTATCCGGTTTATCGGTTAAACTAG
- a CDS encoding M20/M25/M40 family metallo-hydrolase → MNRIFVPTALTALLMGATTSLLLAQQTPTIDKRYADEIKKLADQPAVKTAFQTFIDLEPQTKQDLITLTETPSPPFKEQVRAKKFAAMIKEAGADSVWIDEVNNVLAKRKGRSGKKTVVVEAHLDTVFPEGTDVKVKQKGDTLYAPGVGDDTRGLAAVLAVVKGMEKAGIETEADVLFVGAVGEEGLGDLRGVKHLLRKDGGIKPDSYIAVDGDGISSITHRGLGSHRYRITFKGPGGHSYGSFGIVNPHSALGKAIYHFTTEADKATRQGVKTTYSVSVIGGGTSVNAIPYESWAEIDMRSESPEKLNEVDQLLQTAIQKALKEENAVKRQGPDLTVAVKKIGDRPSGRTEATAAIVQRAVAVSKYLNAEPQLEVASTNANTPIALGIPAVTIGSGGIGGGEHALNEWWLNDKGYLGMQRILLLLLAEAGLDKSTTASAKKK, encoded by the coding sequence ATGAACCGAATATTCGTCCCAACGGCACTCACGGCTCTGCTCATGGGCGCTACGACTTCACTCCTGCTAGCGCAGCAAACCCCAACCATCGACAAGCGTTATGCGGATGAAATCAAAAAGCTAGCGGATCAACCTGCCGTCAAAACAGCCTTCCAAACCTTTATCGATCTTGAACCACAGACGAAGCAAGACTTAATTACCTTAACGGAAACACCATCTCCGCCTTTTAAAGAACAGGTACGGGCGAAGAAATTTGCGGCCATGATCAAGGAAGCCGGAGCGGATTCGGTCTGGATCGATGAGGTAAACAACGTCCTCGCCAAACGTAAAGGTCGATCAGGCAAAAAGACCGTCGTTGTGGAAGCTCACCTGGATACGGTCTTTCCCGAAGGGACCGACGTAAAGGTCAAGCAGAAAGGTGACACGCTCTATGCACCGGGTGTTGGTGACGATACACGCGGTTTAGCCGCCGTACTGGCCGTAGTGAAAGGTATGGAGAAGGCAGGTATCGAAACAGAGGCTGACGTACTGTTTGTAGGTGCGGTTGGCGAAGAAGGTCTGGGTGATCTGCGCGGGGTTAAGCATCTGCTGCGTAAAGACGGGGGCATTAAGCCTGACTCCTACATCGCAGTCGATGGCGACGGTATCAGTAGCATCACCCATCGGGGTCTGGGTTCGCATCGCTACCGCATTACGTTCAAAGGTCCGGGTGGTCACTCGTACGGATCGTTCGGTATTGTCAATCCGCACAGCGCTCTGGGCAAAGCCATCTATCATTTTACTACCGAAGCTGACAAAGCCACTCGTCAGGGCGTCAAAACAACGTATAGTGTTAGTGTCATCGGCGGAGGCACGTCGGTTAACGCCATTCCTTACGAATCGTGGGCTGAAATTGACATGCGCTCGGAAAGTCCGGAGAAGCTTAATGAGGTTGACCAGTTGTTGCAGACAGCCATCCAAAAAGCATTGAAAGAAGAAAACGCTGTTAAACGGCAAGGTCCTGATCTGACCGTAGCTGTTAAAAAAATTGGAGACCGTCCATCTGGAAGAACCGAAGCAACGGCGGCTATTGTACAACGGGCGGTTGCCGTTTCCAAATACCTAAATGCCGAGCCGCAACTGGAAGTTGCTTCGACGAATGCCAACACACCGATAGCGCTGGGTATTCCGGCTGTAACGATTGGTAGCGGAGGTATTGGCGGAGGTGAACACGCCCTAAACGAATGGTGGCTAAACGACAAAGGCTACCTGGGTATGCAGCGCATTCTGTTGCTCTTACTCGCTGAAGCCGGACTGGACAAATCTACTACCGCATCCGCGAAGAAGAAGTAA
- a CDS encoding SDR family NAD(P)-dependent oxidoreductase has translation MSALNSKGLWWTLAGIGAVVAAKAFLTKKRTIDFHEKTVVITGGSRGLGLELARQFAQEGANVAICARDQDELDRAQEDLRRRGSDVFTYACDVTDKAQVEQFIKAVGQVLGSVDVLVNNAGTIIVSPLEHATEEDFRDTMEANFWSAFNMINAVLPQMRERKAGRIVNITSFGGKIAVPHLAPYSVSKFAFVGYSEGLRSELMKDNILVTTICPGLIRTGSPRNAFFKGQNEKEYTVFKIGDSIPFFTIAADDCAREIIDACRTGEAERVITLPAKVGAAIHGFAPGFITDMMALANEMLPGPGGIGEQRAVGKDSETALSESVVTRLTDDAAVANNEIK, from the coding sequence ATGAGTGCATTGAACAGTAAAGGACTTTGGTGGACGCTGGCAGGTATCGGAGCGGTCGTTGCTGCGAAAGCCTTTCTAACCAAAAAACGAACGATTGACTTTCACGAGAAAACGGTGGTTATTACCGGCGGTTCTCGTGGATTGGGTCTTGAACTGGCCCGTCAGTTTGCACAGGAAGGAGCTAACGTTGCGATCTGCGCCCGTGATCAGGACGAACTGGATCGCGCGCAGGAGGACTTACGCCGACGGGGCAGCGATGTGTTTACCTACGCCTGTGACGTAACCGACAAAGCGCAGGTCGAGCAGTTTATCAAGGCCGTCGGACAAGTGTTGGGGTCGGTTGATGTATTGGTCAACAATGCCGGAACGATTATCGTCAGTCCGTTGGAACATGCGACAGAAGAAGATTTCCGGGATACGATGGAAGCTAATTTCTGGTCGGCGTTCAACATGATCAATGCCGTGCTACCCCAGATGAGAGAACGCAAGGCAGGGCGCATTGTCAATATTACCTCGTTCGGTGGTAAGATTGCCGTACCACATCTGGCTCCTTATTCGGTTAGTAAGTTCGCCTTTGTGGGATATTCGGAAGGACTTCGTTCCGAGTTGATGAAAGACAATATCCTGGTTACCACCATATGTCCCGGCTTGATCCGTACGGGAAGCCCGCGCAATGCCTTCTTCAAAGGACAGAACGAGAAAGAATATACCGTTTTCAAAATTGGCGATTCGATTCCTTTCTTTACAATAGCCGCTGATGACTGCGCCCGCGAAATTATTGACGCTTGCCGAACGGGAGAAGCGGAACGAGTCATTACGCTTCCGGCTAAAGTAGGCGCGGCTATTCACGGTTTCGCGCCTGGATTCATCACGGACATGATGGCTTTGGCGAACGAGATGCTGCCTGGCCCCGGTGGAATCGGTGAGCAGCGTGCGGTCGGAAAAGACAGTGAAACCGCACTGTCCGAATCGGTAGTCACACGTCTGACCGATGATGCTGCGGTAGCTAATAATGAGATAAAGTAG
- a CDS encoding type 1 glutamine amidotransferase domain-containing protein produces the protein MESTQNLQGKKIAALMTEGFEQVEFTEPKKALQDAGATVHLIAPKGGSVKAWDETEWGETFDADLPLAGADPSQYDALLLPGGVMNPDNLRTEQQAIKFIQHFFEQQKPVAAICHAPTLLVEADVVDGLTLTSFPSIKTDLRNAGADWVDQEVVVDGNLVTSRNPNDIPAFNRETIKLISEGVKEKQSA, from the coding sequence ATGGAAAGTACACAGAATTTGCAAGGCAAAAAGATTGCGGCCCTAATGACGGAGGGCTTTGAACAAGTAGAATTTACGGAACCAAAGAAAGCGCTGCAAGATGCCGGAGCAACGGTTCACCTCATTGCCCCGAAAGGCGGTAGCGTAAAAGCCTGGGACGAAACCGAATGGGGCGAAACGTTCGATGCTGACTTACCACTCGCCGGAGCAGATCCATCCCAGTACGATGCATTATTACTGCCGGGCGGTGTCATGAATCCCGACAACCTGCGTACCGAACAACAAGCCATTAAATTCATTCAGCATTTTTTCGAACAGCAGAAACCAGTAGCGGCTATCTGCCATGCCCCAACGTTGCTGGTTGAAGCGGACGTGGTTGACGGATTGACGCTGACCTCCTTCCCATCGATCAAAACCGACCTCCGCAATGCGGGCGCGGATTGGGTAGATCAAGAGGTTGTCGTTGATGGTAATCTGGTGACTAGCCGCAACCCAAACGACATACCTGCTTTCAACCGCGAAACGATCAAGTTGATCAGCGAAGGTGTAAAAGAAAAACAGTCGGCCTAA
- the truA gene encoding tRNA pseudouridine(38-40) synthase TruA gives MRYFIELSYCGTAYHGWQTQANGVSVQTTLEAALTQRLRKPVFVVGSGRTDAGVHARQQFAHFDLDEPILLSDALVYSINCILPEDIAIRTLFPVAPNHHARFSAVSRYYQYHITRYKNAFEPGLTYHFRPELNVELMNEACQILMRHTDFKSFSKVRANVTHFRCRLDFAYWQRSEADLLTLHIKANRFLWGMVRTIVGTMLEIGQGRMTLEQFEQLIAAQDRTIAGRAAPPNGLYLMEVGYPANILEQRVVYG, from the coding sequence ATGCGTTATTTTATTGAATTGTCGTATTGCGGGACGGCTTATCACGGTTGGCAGACACAGGCAAACGGCGTTAGTGTGCAGACAACACTCGAAGCTGCGTTGACGCAGCGACTTCGAAAACCAGTGTTTGTCGTCGGTAGTGGGCGTACTGATGCGGGCGTTCATGCTAGGCAGCAATTTGCCCATTTTGATCTTGACGAACCCATTTTGCTATCCGATGCATTGGTTTACTCAATCAATTGCATCCTGCCCGAAGACATCGCCATTCGTACGTTGTTTCCTGTAGCACCGAACCATCACGCTCGATTTTCGGCGGTTTCGCGCTACTACCAGTATCACATTACGCGATACAAGAACGCGTTCGAACCTGGATTAACGTACCATTTTCGACCAGAACTAAACGTCGAATTAATGAATGAAGCGTGTCAGATTCTGATGAGGCACACTGATTTCAAGAGTTTTAGTAAGGTGAGGGCCAACGTAACGCACTTCCGTTGCCGACTTGATTTTGCGTATTGGCAGCGTAGCGAGGCTGATCTGCTGACGTTGCATATAAAAGCGAACCGTTTTCTGTGGGGTATGGTCCGTACTATCGTCGGAACGATGCTTGAGATTGGGCAGGGGCGTATGACGCTTGAGCAATTTGAGCAGTTGATTGCCGCGCAGGACCGGACCATCGCCGGGCGGGCAGCTCCTCCCAACGGCTTATACCTGATGGAAGTTGGTTATCCCGCCAACATACTGGAACAACGGGTAGTCTACGGCTAA
- a CDS encoding DUF6600 domain-containing protein — translation MTILKTIKLLGLVALLALSPSISQKTMAQPGVSVPVESFYDELAPYGQWTQYPGYGDVWMPNAGPDFQPYATGGHWVVTEYGNTWVSDYAWGWAPFHYGRWIYDPGYGGWLWIPGTDWGPAWVAWRSGGGYYGWAPLAPGMNVSININIPAPYWTFVPEVYIASPRVYSYCVPRPNVVNIYQSTTIINNVYRTNNRVYAYGPPRADIERVTRRSVPVYRVDNLDRPGRSVVGNGSVGFYRPDHGPAYRQDYGRNSRFNNDPRPEFNGNNTPGRGWYNGDNTTNRDYNRNNVPGRGTYNGNGTPDRGYTRDIEPNREYNGSFSPNRRGSFNGSDANGAAPGNNAAPNRSFESNRGTYRPAESGNNAPQGGFPQSPNRSYERPGFQAPSGNQSMPGSRESGFSRMNENRGSQPQFQQRNPEPNPQGNVARPGGFQGGGRGPR, via the coding sequence ATGACTATCCTTAAAACGATAAAGCTGCTTGGCCTGGTAGCCCTACTAGCGCTCAGTCCATCGATCTCTCAGAAAACGATGGCGCAGCCAGGTGTCAGCGTTCCTGTCGAGTCTTTTTATGATGAATTGGCTCCGTATGGACAATGGACGCAGTACCCTGGCTATGGGGACGTGTGGATGCCAAATGCTGGCCCTGACTTCCAGCCGTATGCCACGGGTGGCCATTGGGTAGTTACGGAATACGGAAATACGTGGGTGTCGGATTATGCCTGGGGCTGGGCTCCGTTTCACTACGGGCGCTGGATTTACGACCCTGGGTACGGCGGCTGGCTCTGGATTCCGGGTACCGACTGGGGGCCGGCATGGGTTGCCTGGCGTTCGGGAGGAGGATATTACGGTTGGGCTCCTCTTGCTCCGGGCATGAACGTGAGCATCAATATTAACATTCCCGCTCCCTACTGGACGTTTGTGCCGGAGGTATACATCGCGAGTCCACGGGTTTACAGCTATTGCGTACCCCGGCCTAATGTGGTCAATATTTACCAGTCCACGACAATCATCAACAACGTCTACCGGACAAACAACCGGGTATACGCCTACGGCCCACCGCGTGCTGACATCGAACGCGTAACCCGCCGGAGCGTGCCGGTGTACCGGGTCGACAACCTGGACAGACCGGGTCGTTCGGTTGTGGGTAACGGTTCAGTAGGCTTTTACCGGCCTGATCACGGTCCGGCTTACCGCCAGGATTATGGCCGCAATAGTCGTTTTAATAATGATCCACGTCCTGAGTTCAACGGCAATAATACTCCTGGCCGGGGTTGGTACAACGGCGATAATACAACGAACCGGGATTATAATAGAAATAACGTGCCGGGTCGTGGTACCTACAATGGGAACGGCACGCCAGATCGGGGCTATACCCGAGACATCGAACCAAATCGGGAATACAACGGCAGTTTTTCTCCCAATCGACGTGGCTCGTTTAACGGCTCTGATGCGAATGGTGCTGCTCCTGGCAACAATGCCGCGCCAAACCGGTCGTTTGAATCCAATCGGGGTACCTACCGGCCCGCTGAATCTGGCAATAACGCCCCGCAAGGTGGGTTTCCTCAGTCGCCGAATCGTTCGTATGAGCGTCCCGGTTTTCAGGCTCCTTCCGGTAACCAATCAATGCCGGGTAGTCGCGAAAGCGGTTTTTCACGGATGAACGAAAACCGAGGATCACAACCTCAGTTTCAGCAACGCAATCCGGAGCCGAATCCGCAAGGCAATGTCGCAAGGCCGGGTGGGTTTCAGGGTGGTGGGCGAGGGCCACGCTAA
- a CDS encoding pirin family protein, with the protein MLTVRKIHPAVYSPISDLITYRALPTRSIEYVDPFLFLNHHGPQVYEPNNNGLPFGPHPHRGMETVTFILDGDIAHRDSSGHESVINAGGVQWMTAGSGLIHAEVSSDQFMEEGGKLEILQLWLNLPASLKMTKPFYKGLQKEAIPSLRLDDGKVIVNLVAGDWDGHQAAFDSHIGIQLNTIYFQPGGTVTLMVPNDHNIFFYVIKGRLNANGTVINALHLAEFDHDSSELVVTAAEDSILLFGHAKPLNEPVVSQGPFVMNTQQQIMEAYDDYRKGKFGSWH; encoded by the coding sequence ATGTTAACCGTCCGTAAAATTCACCCGGCAGTTTATTCGCCCATCAGTGATCTGATCACCTATCGGGCACTGCCCACACGCTCTATTGAGTATGTCGATCCGTTTTTATTTTTAAATCATCATGGTCCGCAGGTTTACGAACCAAATAATAACGGACTTCCATTTGGGCCGCATCCGCATCGGGGCATGGAGACGGTTACCTTTATTCTCGATGGCGACATTGCCCACCGGGATAGCAGCGGTCACGAAAGTGTTATCAATGCGGGTGGTGTTCAATGGATGACCGCCGGAAGCGGACTGATTCACGCCGAAGTCTCGTCGGACCAGTTTATGGAAGAAGGCGGCAAACTGGAAATTTTACAGCTTTGGCTAAATCTGCCCGCAAGTCTGAAAATGACAAAGCCGTTCTACAAAGGGCTCCAAAAAGAAGCTATTCCCAGTCTCAGGCTGGACGACGGCAAGGTAATCGTCAATTTGGTGGCGGGTGATTGGGATGGTCATCAAGCCGCCTTTGACTCCCACATTGGTATCCAACTGAACACTATTTATTTTCAGCCGGGCGGTACAGTAACGCTTATGGTTCCTAATGATCACAACATTTTCTTCTACGTAATCAAAGGGCGTCTCAATGCCAACGGAACTGTCATCAATGCCTTACATCTGGCCGAATTTGACCACGACAGCAGCGAACTGGTTGTAACAGCCGCCGAAGATAGTATTCTATTATTCGGTCACGCCAAGCCGCTCAACGAGCCCGTGGTTTCACAAGGGCCTTTTGTAATGAATACCCAGCAACAAATTATGGAAGCCTACGACGATTATCGAAAAGGTAAGTTTGGTAGTTGGCACTGA
- a CDS encoding mechanosensitive ion channel family protein → MEQAQTNAERIYDQVITFAALYGGRILLAIITLMVGLWLIGWITRLLSSLMAKQHVDRDVQPFLLSMVNAVLRVLLLLSIANTLGVETTSFVAIIGAAGLAVGLALQGSLANFAGGVLILTFKPFRVGDLISAQGFTGTVEAIRIFDTILVTLDNKTIILPNGPLSTSSITNISTKGIIRVDQVYTVGSQNDLDATKASLLRVVNACPYALKDRSHDVLIAKLNANSRDYDVRVWTKSETYWETYYYMLENVARQFGRDGIEAPKPKMFITNEEPVIA, encoded by the coding sequence ATGGAACAGGCTCAGACGAACGCCGAACGCATCTACGACCAAGTAATTACCTTTGCCGCACTGTATGGTGGCCGCATTTTGCTGGCTATCATAACCCTTATGGTGGGTCTCTGGCTGATTGGCTGGATTACCCGATTATTATCCTCTTTGATGGCGAAACAGCACGTAGACCGTGACGTCCAGCCCTTTCTGCTGTCGATGGTCAATGCCGTCCTACGCGTATTGTTATTGCTGAGTATTGCCAATACGTTGGGCGTTGAAACGACTTCGTTCGTTGCTATCATCGGAGCCGCTGGTCTGGCGGTTGGTCTGGCACTGCAAGGCAGCCTAGCTAACTTTGCCGGGGGCGTTTTAATTCTGACGTTTAAACCGTTTCGGGTTGGTGATTTGATTTCCGCGCAGGGTTTTACGGGAACGGTTGAAGCCATCCGCATCTTCGACACCATTCTGGTGACGCTTGATAATAAAACCATTATTTTGCCAAACGGACCCCTATCCACATCGTCGATTACGAATATCAGTACGAAAGGTATAATCCGGGTTGATCAGGTATATACGGTTGGCAGTCAGAACGATCTGGACGCTACAAAAGCGTCGCTACTGCGTGTTGTAAATGCGTGTCCTTATGCGCTCAAAGATCGGTCGCACGATGTGTTGATCGCCAAATTGAACGCCAATTCGCGTGATTATGACGTACGAGTGTGGACAAAAAGCGAGACGTACTGGGAAACGTACTACTACATGCTGGAGAATGTCGCCCGGCAGTTTGGACGAGACGGTATCGAAGCGCCGAAACCCAAGATGTTTATTACCAACGAAGAACCCGTTATTGCCTAA
- the corA gene encoding magnesium/cobalt transporter CorA, whose product MIRIFQLDETSVRKIRDIDSFSNTERTLWVDLQNPTPAEIKSVEEKFDVDFLSQQEQLEIESSSRYIEEDDFLIANSNFLIPDKEQRYITVPVSFLLKDDTLFTYRNADLKSFADTVKRIKSRRAVFSDGAQILISIFESRIDYDADLVEMVSSEIKAINRMLDLDANLDREMLLNINDYQELTMSIRENVVDKQRVISSMIRSDGWFSDPEQQRLRTLIKDINSLIDHTNFIFERLEFLQNTYLGLIDLEQNRVVKIFTVVSLVFLPPTLLASIWGMNFDEMPEVHWKYGYVFALAMMVLSSALTVWIFRRKNWL is encoded by the coding sequence ATGATTCGTATCTTCCAGCTCGACGAAACTTCTGTTCGTAAAATCCGTGACATCGATTCGTTTTCCAACACGGAGCGTACGCTCTGGGTCGATTTGCAAAACCCGACACCCGCCGAGATCAAGAGCGTGGAGGAGAAATTCGACGTGGATTTTTTGAGTCAGCAGGAGCAGCTCGAAATTGAAAGCAGCTCCCGCTACATTGAGGAAGACGATTTTCTGATTGCGAATTCAAACTTTTTAATTCCGGATAAAGAGCAACGTTACATCACGGTACCGGTAAGTTTTTTGCTTAAAGACGATACTCTGTTTACGTACCGCAACGCCGACCTGAAATCATTTGCCGATACGGTTAAGCGGATCAAATCGCGTCGGGCCGTGTTCAGTGACGGAGCCCAGATTCTAATATCTATTTTCGAATCCCGGATCGACTACGACGCGGATCTGGTCGAAATGGTGTCGAGCGAAATCAAAGCAATCAACCGGATGCTTGATCTGGACGCTAACCTGGACCGTGAGATGCTGCTGAATATCAACGATTACCAGGAGCTAACCATGTCGATTCGGGAGAATGTGGTTGATAAACAGCGCGTTATTTCGTCAATGATTCGTTCCGACGGCTGGTTTAGCGACCCGGAACAGCAGCGCTTGAGAACGCTCATCAAGGACATTAATTCGCTGATCGATCACACGAACTTTATTTTCGAACGGCTGGAATTTCTACAAAATACCTACCTCGGTTTGATTGATCTGGAGCAAAACCGGGTCGTCAAAATCTTTACGGTTGTTTCGCTGGTCTTTTTGCCACCGACTTTACTGGCGAGTATCTGGGGGATGAACTTCGACGAAATGCCGGAGGTACACTGGAAATACGGCTATGTATTTGCGTTAGCGATGATGGTATTGTCATCCGCTCTGACGGTATGGATTTTCCGGCGGAAGAACTGGTTATAG
- a CDS encoding amidohydrolase family protein: MKKILTSILTLGVLTSYAQNPAPAKPQERAIALTGATIHVGNGQIIQNGVVVFDKGVITAIGDGSTPTAGAEVISASGKHVYPGFISPAATVGLQEIGAVKATVDKQEIGDLNPNVRALIAYNTDSEIIPTIRNNGVLLTQAMPQGGTVSGSSSVMMADGWNWEDAVLKKDDGLWLNWPGYFAREFNYDDFSLTVRKNSKRTEAISALQATFSDAKAYAALSNPMPMNLKLEAMRGLFSGKQNLYIRADYGKDIIEAVTFAKALGIPKVVVVGGEEANRVATFLKENNVPVILSQLHRLPNREDEDVDLPYRMPGILQKAGVLVGLSYADEWWRTRNLAFLAGTAAGFGIPDKEEALKLITLNNAKILGIDNAVGTLEKGKQATLFVSAGDALDMRTNVVEQVFIQGRKVNLDDRHKRLYKTYKDKYEQK; this comes from the coding sequence ATGAAAAAAATACTGACATCCATACTTACGCTGGGCGTTCTTACGAGTTACGCCCAGAACCCGGCTCCGGCCAAACCGCAGGAACGGGCCATCGCCCTGACCGGGGCAACCATTCACGTTGGCAATGGGCAAATCATTCAGAATGGCGTTGTGGTATTCGACAAAGGGGTAATCACGGCCATTGGTGATGGTAGTACCCCAACGGCGGGAGCCGAGGTCATCAGCGCTTCGGGAAAGCACGTCTATCCCGGCTTTATCTCACCAGCCGCAACCGTCGGTTTGCAGGAAATTGGTGCGGTAAAAGCCACGGTCGATAAGCAGGAAATTGGCGATCTAAACCCTAACGTTCGGGCTCTGATTGCGTATAACACCGATTCGGAGATTATTCCGACTATTCGCAACAACGGCGTTTTGCTGACGCAGGCTATGCCGCAAGGCGGTACAGTGTCGGGAAGTTCAAGCGTGATGATGGCCGACGGCTGGAACTGGGAAGATGCCGTTTTGAAAAAAGACGACGGCCTCTGGCTCAACTGGCCGGGTTATTTCGCCCGTGAGTTCAACTACGATGACTTCTCGCTTACGGTTCGGAAAAACTCGAAGCGGACCGAAGCGATCAGCGCCTTGCAGGCAACGTTTTCCGACGCGAAGGCGTACGCAGCCCTATCGAATCCGATGCCAATGAATCTCAAGTTAGAGGCTATGCGCGGATTATTTTCGGGTAAACAAAACCTGTACATCCGGGCTGATTACGGCAAAGATATTATCGAAGCAGTAACCTTCGCCAAAGCGCTGGGTATCCCGAAGGTAGTGGTCGTTGGTGGCGAAGAAGCCAATCGGGTAGCTACTTTTTTGAAAGAGAATAACGTGCCGGTGATCCTAAGCCAGTTGCATCGACTGCCAAACCGGGAAGATGAGGACGTGGATTTGCCGTATCGTATGCCGGGTATCCTGCAAAAAGCGGGTGTGCTCGTTGGGCTGAGTTATGCCGATGAGTGGTGGCGCACGCGAAATCTGGCATTTCTGGCCGGAACAGCCGCCGGTTTTGGTATTCCGGACAAAGAAGAAGCGCTTAAACTGATTACGCTGAACAACGCCAAAATTCTGGGCATCGATAACGCCGTTGGAACGCTAGAAAAAGGTAAGCAGGCTACCTTATTTGTGTCAGCGGGCGACGCGCTCGATATGCGTACCAACGTGGTCGAACAGGTATTCATTCAGGGCCGTAAGGTCAATCTGGATGACCGCCACAAGCGGCTCTATAAAACGTATAAAGACAAATATGAGCAGAAATAA